One genomic window of Pelagicoccus enzymogenes includes the following:
- a CDS encoding sulfatase yields the protein MKQAPTPKNLVFILADDLGWMDTEPYGSTFYQTPNINRIAAKGMKFTDAYSASPLCSPTRASILTGRNPGRLHFTMPTGHEIPEILEGREHKTAPADQRAAAPTPINRLSLDYRTIGADLKKAGYHNALMGKWHLGHAPHIPENFGFDTVVGGRHHSGPPTPGNFFAPWDCDTLPEVEEGTHITDVLGDQAVKFIEDKRSDPFFLCLWLYDVHAPFQSKPDLKAKYEKRVDDAERQRNPNMGAMVDILDQNVGKVLDALERLGLQEDTIVVFTSDNGGNMYDVVEGTYPTSNFPLRSGKGNNYEGGVRIPLIVHWPGVAERPTVNDSVVSTTDFYPTFLEMLGQAPAPEAHLDGVSFVPALRSQPHDRGPLFSHFPHFVPATMNLPNTSVRKGSWKLYRFYHDTSDQKHRYELYNLAEDIGEQNDLSGQRNDIVEELDALIEQNLQASQCLLPHPNADYKGNVAGVWIGSESAKVQSQKGGMQVDYNGEDPSVTTRVTPSLFEPGILRFSCETTEEISIAVSFTDGQERVRLQPIELSSPCLRQHCEIDLPVETALSKLSLHLSPGNGRVRFESIELWTPKQELLTKYEFPSS from the coding sequence ATGAAGCAAGCCCCTACCCCCAAAAACCTGGTCTTCATCCTCGCGGACGACCTCGGCTGGATGGACACCGAACCTTACGGCAGCACTTTCTACCAGACGCCCAACATCAACCGTATCGCCGCCAAGGGCATGAAGTTCACCGACGCCTACTCGGCCAGTCCGCTCTGCTCTCCGACCCGAGCCAGCATTCTTACGGGTCGCAATCCAGGACGCCTGCACTTCACGATGCCCACTGGGCACGAGATTCCAGAGATTCTGGAAGGACGAGAGCACAAGACCGCCCCGGCCGACCAGCGCGCTGCCGCTCCCACCCCCATCAACCGTCTCAGCCTCGACTACCGCACCATCGGAGCAGACCTCAAAAAGGCCGGCTACCACAATGCCCTTATGGGCAAGTGGCACCTTGGGCACGCTCCCCATATTCCGGAAAATTTCGGCTTCGATACCGTAGTCGGCGGGCGCCACCATTCCGGGCCACCTACCCCAGGCAACTTTTTCGCCCCCTGGGATTGCGACACCCTGCCCGAGGTCGAAGAAGGGACCCATATCACCGACGTGCTCGGAGACCAAGCAGTCAAATTTATCGAGGACAAGCGCTCCGACCCGTTCTTCCTCTGCCTCTGGCTCTACGACGTTCACGCCCCCTTTCAATCCAAGCCGGATCTCAAAGCCAAATACGAGAAAAGAGTGGACGACGCAGAACGCCAACGAAACCCCAACATGGGAGCAATGGTCGACATTCTCGACCAAAACGTAGGCAAAGTGCTGGACGCCCTGGAACGGCTCGGACTGCAAGAGGACACCATAGTCGTCTTCACCTCGGACAACGGAGGCAATATGTACGACGTGGTCGAAGGCACCTACCCCACCAGCAATTTCCCGCTGCGCTCGGGCAAAGGCAACAACTACGAAGGCGGGGTGCGTATCCCGCTAATCGTGCATTGGCCTGGCGTAGCAGAAAGGCCTACAGTCAACGATTCCGTCGTTTCTACCACCGACTTCTATCCCACATTTCTCGAAATGCTCGGGCAAGCGCCAGCGCCCGAAGCTCACTTGGACGGAGTTAGCTTCGTTCCCGCCTTGCGGTCGCAACCCCACGACCGAGGGCCGCTCTTCTCCCATTTCCCCCACTTCGTGCCCGCGACTATGAACCTCCCCAACACTTCCGTCCGGAAAGGTTCTTGGAAACTGTATCGATTCTACCACGACACAAGCGACCAAAAGCATCGCTACGAGCTCTACAATCTCGCGGAGGACATCGGGGAGCAAAACGATTTGTCCGGCCAACGTAACGACATCGTGGAAGAGCTGGACGCTTTAATCGAACAAAACCTACAAGCCAGCCAATGCTTGCTGCCCCACCCCAACGCTGACTACAAAGGCAACGTCGCCGGAGTTTGGATCGGCAGTGAAAGCGCCAAAGTCCAGTCCCAAAAGGGCGGTATGCAAGTCGACTACAACGGAGAGGATCCTAGCGTCACTACCAGAGTGACCCCTTCCCTCTTCGAGCCGGGAATACTGCGCTTCTCCTGCGAGACTACGGAAGAAATCTCCATCGCCGTCTCCTTCACCGACGGGCAAGAGCGCGTCAGGCTCCAGCCCATCGAACTGAGCTCGCCCTGCCTCAGGCAGCATTGCGAGATAGACCTTCCGGTGGAGACCGCTCTCTCGAAGCTCTCGCTGCACCTCTCCCCGGGCAATGGCCGCGTACGATTCGAGTCCATCGAGCTGTGGACCCCAAAACAAGAACTGCTGACCAAATACGAATTCCCTTCCAGTTGA
- a CDS encoding extracellular solute-binding protein, translating into MVSILQLSLSRVVLVFTMLACWLPATLAGRSASLLPAKKETIRFATDRTNYKAAFEEIARRYEALHPNVEIELTFTTGNQLATYVRTREAAGLELMPDIYNGNMTKGYDALGKWVALTPYLEQTNPYTGKKFIDSFRELNVYEFDNYGGELYMLPLDLISVGIYYNKDIFEELELREPQSWNELLDTCRAIKAAGYTPFSMPGDFSSIWAGNIGWLVRALNDAYLRDKIPLLAAQPGDWDFDPIAHSDFTYDPANPFFDRQIPLNAERVINGIESGKIDFRSEAFRRIYLRLQELSQFFQKGYIGSDIASAQNAFMRQEAAMMLAGSQFIFTHDQYQKNSAPDRRFKTGVMWLPPIQDDPLVSGPIRGFFNGGTLLSVTKKPDPEHERRVMDFLMFIATPESGQLLHDLTLENGYNLSGPLTIKGVTMLPGLEEQYQAFGGNGVVKLEFRGLFDEQKSVGDFVVHLQDYLGGRTDLDRFLEAYDRSMKEAVLRLRANYQYDLDPTTRDFLPVRERKTDAWNPFDNGLLAIAILLSAYCVFALANILKAKSEHRPKATIGFMLLTPTILLLLVFNYWPAISSIYFSLTDWSSWRYPNFIGLKNFSRVLQDDQFLFGLLNMLILLIASVIKATVFPFFAAQLLLCVSNTRVQRIFRGILLFPTLVPAIVIVLIWKNLYNPTSGLINQTLVAIGAETFASSWLGEHSLALASIIFMGFPWVGAIGLLIYLASLMNISDDIKDAYALESDSTLARIRNIDIPLVRSETRLLIILAVIGSIQEIQAILLMTGGGPGLSTHVPAYSMYKEAFLYGNFGYGAAIGTVLFLFILCVTLLNLKFLKKSEGYS; encoded by the coding sequence ATGGTTTCCATACTCCAGCTATCCCTATCAAGAGTAGTTCTCGTCTTCACGATGCTTGCCTGCTGGCTGCCCGCTACGCTAGCAGGGCGAAGCGCCTCACTTCTGCCCGCTAAAAAAGAGACCATCCGCTTCGCCACGGACCGTACAAACTACAAAGCCGCGTTCGAGGAGATAGCCCGACGATACGAGGCGCTCCATCCGAACGTTGAGATCGAACTAACCTTCACCACCGGCAACCAGCTCGCAACGTACGTCCGCACGCGCGAGGCCGCCGGCCTCGAGCTGATGCCGGACATCTACAATGGGAACATGACCAAGGGCTACGACGCCCTCGGAAAATGGGTAGCCCTCACTCCCTACCTCGAGCAAACCAATCCCTACACCGGGAAAAAGTTCATCGATTCCTTTCGCGAGCTGAACGTGTATGAATTCGATAACTACGGCGGCGAGCTCTACATGCTCCCTTTGGACCTCATCTCCGTAGGGATCTACTACAACAAGGACATATTCGAAGAGCTGGAGTTACGCGAACCGCAAAGCTGGAATGAACTGCTGGATACCTGCCGCGCCATCAAGGCAGCAGGATACACTCCCTTTTCGATGCCGGGCGATTTCAGCTCCATCTGGGCAGGAAACATCGGATGGCTGGTGAGGGCCTTGAACGACGCCTACCTCCGGGACAAGATTCCACTACTCGCAGCGCAGCCTGGGGACTGGGACTTCGATCCCATCGCTCATTCAGATTTTACCTATGACCCCGCCAATCCCTTCTTCGACCGACAAATTCCCCTCAACGCCGAGAGAGTGATCAACGGGATAGAAAGCGGTAAAATCGATTTTAGATCAGAAGCATTCCGCCGCATTTACCTGAGACTGCAAGAGCTCTCCCAATTCTTTCAGAAAGGGTACATCGGATCTGACATCGCATCCGCTCAGAACGCCTTCATGAGACAGGAAGCAGCAATGATGCTAGCGGGTAGCCAATTCATTTTCACCCACGACCAGTACCAAAAAAACTCGGCCCCGGACCGCCGGTTCAAAACCGGAGTCATGTGGCTACCCCCCATTCAAGACGACCCTCTGGTAAGCGGGCCCATTCGCGGGTTCTTCAATGGCGGCACCCTACTCTCGGTAACGAAGAAGCCAGACCCTGAACACGAAAGACGGGTAATGGACTTTCTAATGTTCATCGCGACTCCCGAGTCCGGGCAACTCCTTCACGATCTGACTTTAGAAAACGGATACAATCTAAGCGGACCTCTCACGATCAAAGGAGTAACGATGCTCCCTGGCCTCGAAGAACAGTACCAAGCCTTCGGCGGAAACGGCGTTGTAAAACTGGAGTTTCGCGGACTCTTCGACGAACAAAAAAGCGTGGGCGACTTCGTCGTTCACCTCCAGGACTACTTGGGAGGACGCACCGACCTTGATCGTTTCCTCGAAGCTTACGATCGTTCCATGAAAGAAGCAGTACTGCGTCTGCGGGCGAACTATCAATACGACCTCGACCCCACCACTCGCGACTTCTTACCCGTCAGGGAACGGAAAACCGACGCATGGAACCCCTTCGACAATGGACTGCTAGCGATTGCGATACTCCTATCCGCCTACTGCGTATTCGCGCTTGCCAACATACTTAAGGCAAAATCCGAACATCGCCCCAAGGCCACAATCGGCTTTATGCTCCTCACCCCAACAATCCTGCTCCTTCTCGTATTCAACTACTGGCCGGCGATCTCCAGTATCTACTTTTCACTTACAGATTGGTCCAGCTGGCGATATCCCAACTTCATAGGACTAAAAAACTTTTCACGAGTGCTACAGGACGACCAATTCCTTTTTGGCTTGCTGAACATGCTAATACTCCTGATCGCGAGCGTGATCAAAGCAACCGTGTTCCCCTTTTTTGCTGCCCAGCTGCTACTATGCGTTTCCAACACGAGGGTTCAGCGTATTTTCCGCGGGATCTTGCTCTTTCCCACGCTCGTTCCCGCCATCGTCATCGTGCTCATCTGGAAAAACCTCTACAATCCTACCAGCGGCTTGATTAACCAAACGCTCGTCGCCATCGGAGCAGAAACTTTTGCCAGCAGCTGGCTAGGAGAACACTCGCTCGCGCTCGCCTCAATCATCTTCATGGGATTCCCATGGGTCGGAGCGATCGGACTACTCATCTACCTAGCCTCCTTGATGAATATTTCAGACGACATAAAGGATGCCTATGCCTTGGAATCGGACAGCACCCTCGCCCGAATCCGAAATATAGACATTCCCCTGGTCAGAAGCGAAACACGACTCTTAATTATCCTAGCCGTGATCGGCTCCATCCAAGAAATCCAAGCAATCTTGTTGATGACAGGAGGCGGCCCCGGGCTCTCCACTCACGTCCCTGCCTACTCAATGTACAAAGAGGCCTTCCTGTACGGAAACTTCGGATACGGTGCAGCCATAGGAACAGTCCTGTTCCTTTTTATTCTTTGCGTCACCCTCTTGAACTTGAAATTCCTGAAAAAGTCGGAGGGATACTCATGA
- a CDS encoding nuclear transport factor 2 family protein gives MKLSHLLALLLPAVSAVPCPASPLDNPHPSRIDASERLQIRQSIRAADLETKINYLVDRSELLDLIMAYGYSVDLRDWELHRSLFLDNYHDGSSGTFKSASANRRIELLETFFETFEGTQHLSVPIFIRIDGDEAFVITTLNTRHFHSDGTPEKNTLLTGQYEFTCKRTEYGWRISHINLVNRKKLSQPAYQP, from the coding sequence ATGAAGTTATCCCATTTGCTTGCTTTGCTATTGCCTGCAGTCTCCGCGGTGCCCTGTCCAGCGAGCCCGCTCGACAATCCCCACCCTTCCAGGATAGATGCAAGCGAGCGCTTGCAAATTCGCCAATCGATTCGCGCCGCCGACTTGGAGACAAAAATCAACTACCTCGTCGATCGTAGCGAATTGTTAGACCTGATCATGGCATACGGATACAGCGTGGACCTGCGAGACTGGGAGCTGCACCGATCCCTTTTTCTCGACAATTACCACGACGGTTCATCCGGAACTTTCAAATCCGCGTCCGCAAATCGTCGGATCGAATTGCTGGAAACCTTCTTTGAAACCTTCGAAGGAACCCAGCACCTAAGCGTCCCAATATTCATTCGGATCGACGGAGACGAGGCATTCGTTATCACCACTCTCAACACTCGCCACTTCCACTCGGATGGTACTCCGGAAAAGAATACGCTTCTCACCGGACAATACGAATTTACGTGCAAACGCACCGAATACGGCTGGAGAATTTCCCACATCAACCTGGTCAACCGAAAGAAGCTTTCCCAGCCCGCCTATCAACCATGA
- a CDS encoding purine-cytosine permease family protein, whose translation MEATAIAPPKNRPASDEYEREPVPQRALKGPGKFWGMYAGEHAAGTEFMIGPLFLLAGVSLQNIFFGLLFGNLMAVLSWRYVCAPIAIKARFTLYQHLEKIAGKWLVLVYNLANGLLFCFLAGAMITVSATAVGIPFDMPMPTTSDLFPNSALFVIIVIAVGLVIALVASLGYDTVAKFANIASPWMVLVFLACGIVAFKQLGAGSWEELNSIWSESILFAQEGENQSTMGFWSVFIFAWFCNAAMHVGMADLSVFRFARKASSGWATTAGMYVGHYMAWVAAAFMLAAQIKLNQDANPVPGPMASNVAGLAGIVCVIVAGWTTANPTIYRAGLAFQAMVQTVFPNVSRFWTTFAAGLIATAAGAFPAFAWQLLGFVGLYGTILAPMGGVILFDWYFRKRDATTFQSLVPESSFNLAVLLAWLIPVAPSFYLIVYRGYTAVNFVLPCWLITGLLYLAFSKQTKTA comes from the coding sequence ATGGAAGCAACCGCCATCGCACCCCCAAAAAATAGACCCGCAAGCGACGAATACGAACGCGAGCCCGTCCCCCAACGCGCGCTTAAAGGCCCCGGCAAGTTCTGGGGCATGTATGCTGGAGAGCATGCCGCGGGAACCGAATTCATGATCGGACCGCTCTTCCTGCTCGCAGGCGTATCGCTACAGAACATTTTTTTCGGCCTCCTTTTCGGCAATCTCATGGCTGTGCTGAGCTGGCGCTACGTCTGCGCTCCCATTGCCATTAAAGCCCGCTTCACCCTTTACCAGCACCTCGAGAAAATCGCCGGGAAATGGCTCGTGCTCGTCTACAACCTGGCGAACGGACTCCTCTTTTGCTTCCTCGCCGGGGCCATGATCACCGTGTCGGCAACTGCCGTCGGGATTCCCTTCGACATGCCGATGCCGACCACCAGCGACCTCTTTCCCAACAGCGCCTTGTTCGTCATCATCGTCATCGCCGTTGGTCTCGTCATCGCGCTCGTCGCCTCGCTTGGATACGACACTGTCGCAAAGTTCGCCAACATTGCCTCCCCTTGGATGGTGCTAGTATTTCTAGCGTGCGGAATCGTAGCCTTCAAACAGCTCGGAGCGGGAAGCTGGGAGGAGCTCAATTCTATCTGGAGCGAATCGATCCTATTCGCCCAAGAAGGAGAAAACCAATCTACCATGGGATTCTGGAGCGTTTTCATCTTCGCTTGGTTCTGCAATGCGGCAATGCACGTCGGCATGGCTGACCTTTCCGTCTTTCGTTTCGCGAGAAAGGCATCGTCCGGCTGGGCCACCACCGCCGGCATGTATGTCGGCCACTACATGGCTTGGGTCGCTGCCGCCTTCATGCTCGCCGCCCAAATAAAACTCAACCAGGACGCAAACCCTGTCCCCGGCCCCATGGCCAGCAACGTAGCCGGATTGGCCGGCATCGTCTGCGTCATCGTGGCCGGATGGACCACCGCAAATCCAACCATCTACCGGGCCGGACTCGCCTTTCAAGCGATGGTCCAAACCGTATTTCCTAATGTATCCAGATTTTGGACTACCTTCGCCGCAGGCTTGATCGCTACTGCAGCGGGCGCTTTTCCAGCTTTCGCCTGGCAACTGCTCGGATTTGTCGGACTCTACGGCACCATCCTAGCCCCCATGGGCGGCGTCATCTTATTCGACTGGTACTTCCGCAAACGCGACGCCACCACCTTCCAATCACTGGTACCCGAAAGCTCGTTCAACCTCGCCGTATTGCTCGCCTGGCTCATTCCTGTCGCCCCTTCCTTCTACCTGATCGTCTACCGGGGCTACACCGCAGTCAACTTCGTGCTTCCTTGCTGGCTCATCACCGGGCTGCTTTACCTGGCCTTCTCAAAACAAACCAAAACCGCCTAA
- a CDS encoding LacI family DNA-binding transcriptional regulator, whose translation MPSKVTIRDIAKVCGVSRTTVSAALRNAAGVSKAQRDKIQAAAKEMGYVRDMKVAQVMSHIAKSGTDGHLRRIAMVSAPEVNGPPPWKANGLMNRFYNGVKSQAESLGCGFEAFWMAEPGMSSRRLAEIIYSRGIDGIVLMLDYGKDPTRIDFDFSQFAVSVIGKSLEWPHLYSAEGDLHQGMLMAMDQARNYGYKRPGLMLRESSSKRAEHSWEAAYYLAQSRLDLAERIPVCKFGFEDTDAIRVWFDEYKPDVIIGHEPPGLKLLNKYNISVPDDVAFIALEMHDPNSEVAGVDIKPEGIAAAAVDLLSEQFRKNQQGLPDNPETVIVKCEWHDGKTLPFIGRD comes from the coding sequence ATGCCCTCCAAAGTTACGATCAGAGATATTGCTAAAGTTTGCGGCGTGTCGCGAACAACGGTCTCCGCCGCTCTACGCAACGCCGCAGGCGTTTCGAAAGCTCAACGCGATAAGATCCAAGCGGCAGCCAAGGAGATGGGGTATGTGAGGGACATGAAGGTGGCCCAGGTCATGTCACACATCGCCAAGTCGGGAACGGATGGACATCTCAGGCGCATCGCCATGGTCAGCGCGCCGGAGGTCAACGGACCTCCGCCGTGGAAGGCGAACGGGCTCATGAATCGCTTCTACAATGGAGTGAAGTCCCAAGCCGAGAGCTTGGGTTGCGGCTTCGAAGCGTTTTGGATGGCGGAGCCGGGCATGTCGAGCCGGCGTCTAGCGGAAATCATCTACTCGAGAGGCATCGATGGTATCGTGCTGATGCTCGATTATGGCAAGGATCCTACGCGTATCGACTTCGACTTCAGTCAGTTCGCGGTATCGGTCATCGGCAAGTCGCTGGAGTGGCCGCATCTGTATTCGGCTGAGGGCGACTTGCACCAGGGAATGTTGATGGCTATGGATCAAGCTAGGAATTATGGATACAAACGCCCCGGGTTGATGCTGCGTGAATCCTCCTCAAAGCGCGCAGAGCACAGTTGGGAGGCGGCCTACTACCTTGCCCAAAGCCGCTTGGATCTCGCGGAGCGGATTCCAGTTTGCAAGTTTGGTTTCGAGGACACGGACGCAATTCGTGTCTGGTTCGATGAATACAAGCCAGATGTTATCATCGGCCATGAACCGCCTGGGTTGAAGTTGTTGAACAAATACAATATCAGTGTTCCGGATGACGTCGCATTCATCGCTTTGGAAATGCACGATCCAAACTCGGAGGTGGCAGGTGTGGATATCAAGCCGGAGGGGATCGCGGCGGCCGCTGTTGACCTGCTCTCGGAGCAATTCCGGAAAAACCAGCAAGGACTGCCGGATAACCCGGAAACAGTCATCGTCAAATGCGAATGGCATGACGGCAAGACCCTGCCGTTTATCGGTAGGGATTGA
- a CDS encoding DUF5722 domain-containing protein — MIPLKAYLRSAYLFLSIFAHFHANAASPVISARADQIEISLPLELQGQGIEVTVRLPYQTEEQTFTVWKGQASPSVTFNRIQEGYDLYYGRFNIVVANSRETLDANRWVTDTSLLGAATFAIPHPSNKKGLNSAVGLEDPIALGASHIVENISIDQLIDLESKNSPYQVTVDAKTVHFRASYVENLDTRLKAFHQAGIRTLGILLKTIKWQGSRNDSPLTHPRSEINNPHALIGAFNLTNEEGYLYYRAALEFLASRYTREDAKFGILAGMIVGNEVQSHSVWYNMGPASIEEVTDNYHRAVRIAELAGKQAHSDWRVFVSLTHHWHAMATPGSPERGFSGRGFIDAFGKLSKKSGDFPWGVAWHPYPEDLFEPAFWLNFSATPYFDSPLVTMKNLEVLVAYLKQPHLRFGHQTREIVLSEQGFHGPAGAEPELKQAVALAYALELVQQIPEITAFHLHRHVDHPHEGGLMLGLRRHGPKGAEDIGPKKPSYSVFKAFGEKNWLEETQFALDYLDRDSWEKLYPGPESVGLAQPNSNESGIIDLYRLFVDANVANALDAKSASFLKSAGWLAPSIFVHPKDGVPASISWQIELPEIDENQSLALTFGTGIAHESSNGVTFSVQLDGREVYRQEKTDGTYTSHLVDLTGKAGSSRELSLIIDPGADIEYDWAHWVEPIIRIQN, encoded by the coding sequence ATGATTCCGCTCAAAGCTTACCTACGCAGCGCCTACCTTTTTCTCTCCATCTTCGCACACTTCCACGCAAATGCCGCCTCCCCAGTGATCTCCGCGAGAGCAGATCAAATCGAAATCAGCCTTCCGTTGGAACTGCAAGGACAGGGCATCGAGGTCACCGTTCGCCTGCCCTACCAAACAGAAGAACAAACGTTCACGGTCTGGAAGGGACAAGCGTCTCCATCCGTAACATTCAATCGAATACAAGAAGGATACGACCTTTACTACGGACGCTTCAATATAGTCGTCGCTAATAGTCGCGAAACGCTGGACGCAAATCGCTGGGTGACCGACACGTCCCTACTCGGGGCGGCGACCTTTGCGATTCCCCACCCCAGCAACAAGAAAGGACTCAACAGCGCCGTAGGGCTGGAAGACCCGATTGCCCTAGGAGCCAGCCATATCGTCGAAAACATATCCATCGATCAACTCATTGACCTAGAATCGAAAAACAGTCCCTATCAAGTCACGGTCGACGCTAAGACCGTTCACTTCCGAGCATCCTATGTTGAAAACTTGGATACGCGGCTCAAAGCCTTTCATCAGGCCGGCATCCGCACCTTGGGAATCCTTCTCAAAACCATTAAATGGCAAGGCTCCCGCAACGACAGCCCTCTCACCCACCCACGCTCCGAGATCAACAACCCCCACGCCCTTATCGGAGCCTTCAACCTAACGAACGAAGAGGGCTACTTGTACTATCGGGCCGCACTCGAGTTCCTCGCATCGCGCTACACCCGCGAAGATGCCAAGTTCGGAATTCTCGCCGGCATGATCGTTGGAAACGAAGTGCAGAGTCACTCCGTTTGGTACAACATGGGCCCCGCCTCCATCGAGGAAGTTACCGACAACTACCACCGAGCCGTACGCATCGCCGAACTCGCAGGCAAACAGGCTCACTCGGATTGGCGCGTCTTCGTTTCCCTAACACACCACTGGCATGCCATGGCAACTCCCGGATCCCCCGAACGCGGCTTTAGCGGCCGCGGCTTCATCGACGCCTTTGGCAAACTCTCCAAGAAGTCCGGCGACTTCCCCTGGGGAGTCGCTTGGCACCCGTACCCAGAAGACCTCTTCGAGCCCGCCTTCTGGCTTAATTTTTCGGCAACGCCCTACTTCGACAGTCCGCTCGTCACCATGAAGAACTTGGAGGTACTCGTCGCTTACCTGAAGCAACCACACCTCCGCTTCGGCCACCAAACCCGCGAAATCGTTCTGAGCGAGCAAGGATTCCACGGCCCCGCTGGAGCGGAGCCAGAACTCAAGCAAGCCGTCGCCCTCGCCTACGCACTCGAGCTCGTTCAACAGATTCCTGAAATAACCGCCTTTCACTTGCATCGCCACGTGGACCATCCGCACGAAGGCGGTCTCATGCTCGGCCTGCGGCGTCACGGGCCCAAAGGAGCCGAGGACATCGGCCCCAAGAAACCCTCCTACAGCGTTTTCAAAGCCTTTGGCGAAAAGAACTGGTTAGAGGAAACTCAGTTCGCCCTCGACTACCTCGATCGCGATTCCTGGGAAAAGCTCTACCCTGGCCCCGAAAGCGTAGGCCTCGCTCAACCTAACTCCAACGAAAGCGGCATCATCGACCTGTATCGACTTTTCGTGGACGCAAATGTGGCAAATGCGCTAGACGCGAAATCCGCCTCCTTCCTCAAATCCGCCGGCTGGCTCGCGCCCTCTATCTTCGTCCATCCGAAAGATGGAGTCCCAGCCTCCATCAGCTGGCAGATTGAACTCCCAGAAATCGACGAAAATCAAAGCTTAGCCCTGACCTTCGGTACCGGAATCGCCCACGAAAGCTCAAACGGAGTAACCTTCTCGGTTCAACTTGATGGCAGGGAAGTTTACCGTCAGGAAAAGACAGACGGAACCTATACGTCCCACCTTGTTGACCTCACAGGCAAAGCCGGCAGCAGTCGCGAACTCAGCCTCATCATTGACCCCGGTGCAGACATCGAATACGATTGGGCCCACTGGGTCGAACCCATCATTCGCATCCAGAACTAA
- a CDS encoding carbohydrate ABC transporter permease, with translation MITIAPFLMTILLSVKSSDEVIHDFWAPPEEIRWDFFAQALGFIQHSIFNSAITASVSVILLAFLSSLSGYVFARIQFPGKELIYLLILALMMVPGILTLIPMFLWYKQFPFVGGNDWLGQGGHGFLNTPWVLLVHYIAGGQVLGIILCRTYIENLPQSLFDSARIDGASELQIYRSIALPLCLPVIATVSILSFVGIYNDYMWPLITIDAPNLQTFTLRVTQYSSEHAQEHGPEFASYIIGSIPLIIVFAFGMKYYVNGITKGSIKG, from the coding sequence ATGATAACCATAGCGCCCTTCCTGATGACAATCCTGCTTTCCGTCAAAAGCTCGGACGAGGTGATCCACGACTTTTGGGCGCCGCCCGAGGAAATCCGCTGGGACTTCTTCGCCCAAGCACTCGGTTTTATTCAGCACTCGATTTTCAACAGCGCCATTACCGCTAGCGTTAGCGTCATCCTACTAGCGTTCCTGTCCAGTCTTAGCGGATACGTTTTCGCCCGTATTCAGTTCCCCGGGAAAGAACTCATCTACCTGCTCATACTCGCCCTTATGATGGTACCCGGAATCTTAACGCTGATACCTATGTTCCTGTGGTACAAGCAATTCCCATTCGTGGGCGGAAACGATTGGCTTGGGCAAGGTGGTCATGGGTTTCTCAATACACCCTGGGTGCTGCTGGTACACTACATAGCAGGAGGTCAAGTCCTAGGGATAATCCTCTGCCGCACCTATATCGAGAACTTGCCCCAATCCCTTTTCGACTCCGCTCGGATCGATGGAGCGAGCGAGCTGCAAATTTACCGCAGCATAGCCCTCCCTCTCTGCCTCCCCGTGATTGCAACCGTGAGCATCCTGAGCTTCGTCGGAATCTACAACGACTATATGTGGCCACTCATCACCATCGACGCCCCCAACTTGCAAACCTTCACTCTCCGTGTAACTCAATACAGTTCCGAACACGCCCAGGAACACGGCCCCGAATTCGCTAGCTATATCATCGGCTCAATTCCGCTCATCATCGTGTTCGCCTTTGGCATGAAGTATTACGTAAACGGGATTACCAAAGGCTCCATCAAGGGATAA